From the Candidatus Zixiibacteriota bacterium genome, one window contains:
- the pdxT gene encoding pyridoxal 5'-phosphate synthase glutaminase subunit PdxT — translation MNRPLTVGLLAIQGDFDLHRRAVEPLGHRSMPVRTASDLNGIDALIMPGGESTTMRKLMLLDGLFDAILEFARSYPIMGTCAGLILLGRRIVDAPDEPTLKLIDCDVDRNAYGSQYHSFRQTGHVHLENGARPLEMVFIRAPRLVRVGDGVQILGWLEDEPTMVRQGNILAMTFHPELAGDPSVHRFFLTEMAERASQTVH, via the coding sequence ATGAACCGCCCCTTGACCGTCGGCCTTCTGGCCATCCAAGGCGACTTCGACCTCCATCGACGGGCGGTCGAACCGCTGGGTCATCGGAGTATGCCGGTGCGCACAGCAAGCGACTTGAACGGGATCGACGCGCTGATCATGCCCGGCGGCGAATCGACCACGATGCGCAAGCTGATGCTACTGGACGGACTGTTCGATGCGATCCTGGAGTTTGCGCGATCTTATCCGATCATGGGGACCTGCGCCGGGCTGATCCTGCTGGGCCGGCGGATTGTCGATGCTCCCGATGAACCGACCCTGAAGTTGATCGATTGCGATGTGGACCGGAACGCCTACGGCAGCCAGTATCATTCCTTTCGCCAGACGGGACACGTCCATCTCGAAAACGGCGCTCGTCCTCTGGAGATGGTGTTCATCCGGGCGCCGCGCCTGGTGCGCGTCGGCGACGGAGTACAGATCCTTGGGTGGTTGGAGGACGAACCGACCATGGTACGGCAGGGGAACATCCTGGCCATGACCTTTCACCCGGAGTTGGCCGGTGACCCGTCGGTGCATCGGTTCTTCCTGACCGAAATGGCGGAGCGCGCGTCGCAAACGGTCCATTGA
- the ispG gene encoding flavodoxin-dependent (E)-4-hydroxy-3-methylbut-2-enyl-diphosphate synthase, whose product MADDAAHMAMRDSQGDGHSLAWGVLPRHATRRVMVGGVAIGGDAPVAVQSMCDTDTRDVGATVAQIHAMEQAGCEIVRVAVPDTEAAFALAQIRPQINIPLVADIHFDWRLAILSAKHGADKLRINPGNIGGRQKIAEVVACAKDHGLPIRVGVNQGSIEKDLLDKYGGNNPDSLVESALRNAAILDDLGFHNIILSLKSSSAGETIAAYRSVSQQCDYPLHLGVTEAGPVKSGSLKSAVAMGTLLAEGIGDTIRVSLTGPKNEEMEACWGILQALGLRRRGPELVSCPSCGRIEVDLLSLVDEVQETLKQVKTPLKVAVMGCVVNGPGEARDADWGIFGGKGVYLLTRKGEIVERHTDRDSAKAALTRALLSEGES is encoded by the coding sequence ATGGCAGACGACGCAGCGCACATGGCGATGAGGGATTCTCAGGGTGATGGCCATTCCCTTGCCTGGGGGGTTCTTCCGCGTCACGCCACGCGCCGGGTGATGGTCGGTGGAGTCGCCATCGGGGGCGATGCCCCGGTGGCGGTGCAGTCGATGTGCGACACCGACACCCGTGATGTGGGCGCGACCGTGGCGCAAATCCACGCGATGGAACAGGCGGGGTGCGAGATCGTCCGCGTGGCTGTCCCCGACACCGAAGCGGCTTTCGCCCTCGCCCAAATCCGCCCACAGATCAACATCCCGCTGGTCGCCGACATCCACTTCGATTGGCGGCTGGCGATCCTATCGGCGAAACACGGCGCCGACAAGCTGCGGATCAATCCGGGGAACATCGGCGGCAGACAGAAGATCGCCGAAGTGGTGGCCTGCGCGAAAGATCACGGCCTGCCGATCCGCGTCGGCGTCAACCAGGGCTCGATTGAGAAAGACCTCTTGGATAAATACGGCGGCAACAACCCCGACTCGCTGGTCGAATCGGCGCTGCGCAATGCCGCGATTCTCGACGATCTGGGATTCCACAACATCATCCTCTCGCTCAAATCGTCGAGCGCCGGTGAGACGATCGCCGCCTACCGCTCGGTGTCGCAGCAGTGCGACTACCCCCTGCACCTGGGCGTAACCGAGGCCGGGCCGGTCAAGAGCGGCTCGCTGAAATCGGCGGTCGCCATGGGTACGCTGTTGGCCGAAGGGATCGGTGACACGATTCGCGTCTCGCTCACCGGCCCCAAGAACGAAGAAATGGAAGCGTGCTGGGGCATCCTGCAGGCGCTGGGATTGCGGCGCCGCGGCCCTGAGCTGGTCTCCTGTCCGTCGTGCGGACGCATCGAGGTCGACCTGCTCTCACTGGTCGACGAGGTGCAGGAAACACTCAAACAGGTCAAAACGCCGCTCAAAGTGGCGGTGATGGGGTGTGTCGTCAACGGTCCCGGCGAGGCGCGCGATGCCGACTGGGGGATCTTCGGCGGCAAGGGTGTCTACCTGCTCACGCGCAAAGGCGAAATCGTCGAGCGCCACACCGATCGCGACAGCGCCAAGGCGGCATTGACCCGCGCACTTCTGTCAGAGGGAGAAAGCTAA
- the lipA gene encoding lipoyl synthase, with translation MVEHPAPETARHAGPKPPWLKTKATFTPNYLKVKGALRANALHSVCEEANCPNIRECFSHGTATFMILGNVCTRGCRFCDVIKGKPLGYDTDEPRRLAEGVAHLGLKQVVITSVNRDDLPDGGAWVFAETIRLLRERDPHVNIEVLIPDFDGNFAALETVLAAAPDVLNHNVETVPRLYRRVRPKAEFDRSLEILRRSFAHPNHPIVKSGLMVGVGETVTELHDCMSQIAATGCQILTIGQYLSPSANHLPIERYYTPDEFADLARVGQKMGFAHVESGPLVRSSYHAFEQVAKLERTTTGVRRGDTPV, from the coding sequence ATGGTCGAGCATCCAGCCCCAGAGACCGCGCGACATGCCGGTCCCAAACCGCCGTGGCTGAAGACCAAGGCGACCTTCACCCCCAACTATCTGAAGGTGAAAGGCGCCCTGCGCGCTAATGCCCTGCATTCGGTCTGCGAGGAGGCCAACTGCCCCAACATCCGCGAGTGCTTTTCTCACGGGACGGCGACCTTCATGATTCTGGGGAATGTCTGCACGCGGGGGTGCCGTTTCTGCGATGTGATCAAGGGGAAACCGCTGGGGTATGACACCGATGAGCCGCGTCGGCTGGCCGAAGGTGTCGCCCATCTCGGGCTCAAGCAAGTGGTGATCACCTCCGTGAACCGTGATGATCTTCCCGACGGCGGCGCCTGGGTCTTTGCCGAGACAATCCGACTGCTGCGCGAGCGCGATCCCCACGTCAACATCGAGGTGTTGATTCCGGACTTCGACGGCAACTTCGCGGCTTTGGAAACGGTATTGGCTGCGGCTCCGGATGTCCTCAATCACAATGTTGAGACGGTGCCGCGCCTGTACCGGCGCGTGCGTCCCAAGGCCGAGTTTGACCGGTCGCTGGAAATCCTCCGTCGCTCGTTCGCGCATCCCAACCATCCGATCGTGAAATCGGGACTGATGGTCGGCGTCGGCGAAACAGTGACTGAACTGCACGACTGCATGAGCCAGATCGCGGCCACCGGATGCCAGATTCTCACCATCGGCCAATATCTTTCACCTTCAGCGAACCATTTGCCGATCGAGCGGTACTACACGCCCGACGAGTTCGCGGACTTGGCGCGGGTCGGCCAAAAGATGGGCTTTGCCCATGTCGAATCGGGGCCTCTGGTGCGTTCGTCCTATCACGCCTTCGAGCAAGTGGCGAAGTTGGAGCGGACCACGACCGGAGTCAGGCGTGGCGACACGCCTGTGTAG
- a CDS encoding 5'-methylthioadenosine/S-adenosylhomocysteine nucleosidase, whose translation MPMKPICPRHIRHAPVFLSLILLIMVISGCRSEAPPPQQTVQSPAPAKPPRPWLVLCANPADALELRKIGSMQKDTVWQGRSISGGWIVEPIIVATTGTGIANAVATAQHLIDHYDPVAIIVTGLCTPVNPVHQPGDLVIPNRWVNFDFGRWGAEGLLPDSIPIGRTDSVGFERHFDLPVDTALARMLRRAAETVAFRMRTIDRRMPELHLGGVGLSGNAVVTSKARREQLRKQLGAEISDTESAALVQTARSAGLPIIVLRACAPPVDQSDDPVIQKMLPGLVRDCGRNTALIVSTMLENVPEGFLRGAK comes from the coding sequence ATGCCGATGAAGCCAATCTGTCCGCGACACATTCGCCACGCCCCGGTCTTTCTGTCACTGATCCTGCTGATCATGGTCATTTCCGGGTGCCGTTCCGAGGCGCCGCCACCCCAGCAAACGGTGCAATCTCCGGCGCCGGCCAAACCGCCGCGTCCCTGGCTGGTGTTGTGTGCCAATCCCGCCGATGCGCTCGAACTGAGAAAGATCGGCTCGATGCAGAAGGACACAGTGTGGCAGGGGCGTTCGATTTCGGGAGGGTGGATCGTCGAGCCGATCATCGTTGCGACGACGGGGACCGGCATCGCCAACGCGGTCGCCACGGCCCAGCATCTGATCGACCACTACGACCCGGTGGCCATCATCGTGACCGGCTTGTGCACACCGGTCAATCCCGTCCACCAGCCCGGCGATCTGGTCATCCCCAACCGCTGGGTCAACTTCGACTTTGGCCGCTGGGGGGCCGAAGGGCTCTTGCCCGATTCGATTCCGATCGGACGGACAGATTCGGTCGGCTTTGAGCGGCACTTCGATCTGCCCGTCGACACCGCGTTGGCTCGCATGTTGCGCCGCGCGGCCGAGACCGTGGCCTTCCGCATGCGTACCATCGACCGCCGTATGCCGGAACTCCACTTGGGGGGGGTAGGCCTCTCCGGGAACGCGGTTGTCACCTCGAAGGCACGGCGAGAGCAGTTGCGCAAACAGTTGGGGGCGGAGATCTCCGACACCGAATCGGCCGCCTTGGTGCAGACGGCCCGCTCGGCCGGGTTGCCGATCATCGTCCTGCGTGCCTGCGCGCCGCCGGTCGATCAGTCTGATGACCCGGTCATCCAGAAGATGTTGCCGGGACTAGTGAGAGACTGCGGCCGCAACACCGCCCTGATCGTCAGCACGATGTTGGAGAATGTGCCGGAGGGGTTTCTGCGCGGCGCCAAGTAG
- the pdxS gene encoding pyridoxal 5'-phosphate synthase lyase subunit PdxS has product MNGEDKRKFPGGPAGTDEDKRKIKIGLAEMLKGGVIMDVTTAEQARIAEDAGAVAVMALERVPADIRAQGGVARMADPARITAIKKAVSIPVMAKCRIGHFAEAQILQALEVDFIDESEVLTPADEAHHIDKDLFRIPVVCGCRDLGEALRRIGEGAAMLRTKGEAGTGNIVEAVRHMRAVQGGIRRLTVLPREELMTEAKNLGAPYDLVLWVAEHGKLPVPNFAAGGIATPADASLMMQLGAESVFVGSGIFKSEDPAVRARAIVIATTHYNDPLRLAEVSKGLGEPMRGLEISSIPVEQLLQVR; this is encoded by the coding sequence ATGAACGGGGAAGACAAACGCAAATTTCCCGGCGGCCCAGCGGGGACCGACGAGGACAAGCGGAAGATCAAAATCGGCCTGGCCGAGATGCTCAAGGGCGGCGTCATCATGGATGTCACCACCGCCGAGCAGGCGCGCATCGCCGAGGACGCCGGGGCGGTGGCGGTGATGGCCTTGGAACGGGTCCCCGCCGATATCCGCGCCCAAGGCGGTGTGGCGCGCATGGCCGACCCGGCCCGAATCACCGCGATCAAGAAAGCGGTGTCGATCCCGGTGATGGCCAAATGCCGGATCGGGCATTTCGCCGAGGCGCAGATTCTGCAGGCCCTCGAAGTGGATTTCATCGACGAATCAGAGGTGTTGACCCCGGCCGATGAGGCCCACCACATTGACAAGGACCTATTCCGCATTCCCGTCGTGTGCGGCTGTCGCGACCTCGGCGAGGCGCTGCGGCGCATCGGCGAGGGCGCCGCGATGCTGCGTACCAAGGGCGAAGCGGGAACCGGGAACATCGTCGAAGCGGTTCGTCATATGCGCGCCGTGCAGGGCGGGATTCGCCGACTGACCGTGCTCCCACGCGAAGAACTGATGACCGAGGCCAAGAACCTCGGCGCACCGTATGATCTCGTGCTCTGGGTGGCCGAGCATGGCAAGCTGCCGGTGCCGAATTTTGCCGCCGGCGGCATCGCCACCCCCGCCGATGCCTCACTCATGATGCAACTGGGCGCCGAATCGGTCTTTGTCGGCTCGGGGATTTTCAAGTCGGAGGATCCGGCGGTGCGCGCCCGGGCGATCGTGATCGCCACCACGCACTACAACGACCCGCTGCGCCTCGCCGAGGTGTCGAAGGGACTGGGCGAGCCGATGCGCGGGCTGGAGATCAGCTCGATCCCGGTGGAACAATTGCTTCAGGTGCGGTAG
- the amrS gene encoding AmmeMemoRadiSam system radical SAM enzyme, with translation MSEAVDILAKQHAAPAMFWETRSDGAVVCTLCPHRCHIGTGLYGVCGVRRNDGGRLDTLIYGLAAAINVDPIEKKPLFHFLPASRSLSIATVGCSFKCPFCQNHDISQIAKGKKRAIIGRQVAPGEVVALAKESGSRTIAFTYSEPTIFYEYAFDCAKLAFAEGIRGVFVSNGFICQEPLGQIRPYVHAYNVDLKGFNPEYYQKVLGARLEPVLEAIKLIHQLGFWLEVTTLVVPTKNDSPDELRQVAGFIADISTDIPWHVTAFHPDYKMRDLPRTSVESLRTARKIGFEAGLKFVYTGNIPGDDGESTFCPQCRTRLIHRLGFQILANRLRSGRCPDCGTAIPGVWE, from the coding sequence ATGAGTGAAGCCGTCGACATACTGGCAAAGCAGCACGCCGCCCCGGCGATGTTCTGGGAGACGCGATCGGACGGGGCGGTTGTTTGCACGCTCTGCCCGCACCGCTGCCACATTGGAACGGGATTGTACGGCGTCTGCGGCGTGCGGCGGAATGACGGCGGCCGTCTCGACACGCTGATCTACGGTCTGGCGGCGGCGATCAATGTCGACCCGATCGAGAAGAAGCCGCTGTTTCATTTCCTGCCCGCGAGTCGTTCGCTGTCGATCGCCACGGTCGGGTGCAGCTTCAAGTGCCCCTTCTGCCAGAATCACGACATCTCGCAGATCGCCAAGGGGAAGAAGCGCGCCATCATCGGTCGTCAGGTGGCGCCGGGGGAAGTGGTGGCGTTGGCCAAGGAGAGCGGCTCGCGCACGATTGCCTTCACATACTCCGAGCCGACGATCTTCTATGAATACGCCTTTGACTGCGCCAAGCTTGCCTTCGCCGAGGGGATACGCGGTGTGTTTGTGTCCAATGGCTTCATCTGCCAGGAGCCGCTCGGGCAGATTCGCCCCTATGTGCATGCCTACAACGTCGATCTGAAGGGATTCAATCCGGAGTATTATCAGAAGGTGCTGGGGGCGCGTCTGGAGCCGGTCTTGGAAGCGATCAAGCTGATTCACCAGCTTGGCTTTTGGCTGGAGGTCACGACATTGGTCGTCCCGACGAAGAACGATTCCCCGGATGAGTTGCGCCAGGTGGCGGGATTCATCGCGGACATCAGCACCGATATCCCCTGGCATGTGACCGCTTTTCATCCCGACTACAAGATGCGCGATTTGCCGCGCACGTCAGTGGAGTCGCTACGCACCGCTCGCAAGATCGGTTTCGAGGCCGGTCTGAAATTTGTCTATACCGGCAACATCCCCGGCGATGACGGCGAGTCGACCTTCTGCCCGCAGTGCCGCACCCGCCTGATCCACCGGCTGGGGTTTCAGATCCTCGCCAACCGCCTACGCTCAGGTCGATGCCCCGACTGCGGCACGGCGATTCCCGGCGTGTGGGAGTGA
- a CDS encoding glycerophosphodiester phosphodiesterase produces MIPRIIAHRGNSHDCHENTMAAFARAVADGADGIELDLRLTGDRHWVVHHDTHVLNGGRRRRIADMTMQEAAVVRVGANGDPLPMLIEVLDWAKTIRQTLVLDIKDTDGADELIAAVEAAALPVAPVFSSFRKSVLRAISRRRPTWKRALILDDPRSAIVRQFYGRAMVRWARRRHLAALHMQERWVTPSLVARMARAHMNLAVWTVDDPTRMVLLAALGVHAIITNRPDVARITLGQMAPATEGA; encoded by the coding sequence ATGATCCCCCGCATCATTGCCCACCGCGGCAATTCGCACGACTGCCACGAGAACACAATGGCGGCTTTCGCGCGGGCTGTCGCCGATGGCGCCGATGGGATCGAACTGGACCTCCGTTTGACCGGTGACCGCCACTGGGTTGTGCACCATGATACCCATGTGTTGAACGGCGGTAGACGCCGGCGCATAGCGGACATGACGATGCAGGAGGCGGCCGTCGTCAGGGTGGGTGCGAACGGTGATCCGCTGCCGATGCTGATCGAGGTGCTGGACTGGGCCAAGACGATCCGGCAGACGCTTGTACTCGACATCAAAGACACGGATGGTGCCGATGAGCTGATCGCCGCGGTCGAGGCGGCGGCGCTGCCGGTGGCGCCGGTCTTTTCCTCCTTTCGCAAATCGGTCCTGCGCGCGATCAGCCGCCGTCGTCCGACCTGGAAGCGCGCCCTGATCCTCGACGACCCGCGCAGCGCCATTGTCCGTCAGTTCTATGGTCGGGCCATGGTCCGCTGGGCGCGTCGTCGCCATCTCGCGGCACTCCATATGCAGGAGCGTTGGGTGACCCCATCGCTGGTCGCCCGGATGGCGCGGGCGCACATGAATCTGGCGGTCTGGACGGTCGATGATCCGACGCGCATGGTCTTGTTGGCGGCCCTGGGCGTGCATGCGATCATCACCAACCGCCCCGATGTCGCACGTATCACGTTGGGTCAGATGGCCCCGGCGACGGAAGGCGCGTGA
- a CDS encoding DinB family protein, whose amino-acid sequence MAGAFTIDPIAGFPPRIGSYLAQMEDVRRRTLKYVEGLTPEQLSWYPQPNVESIGTLLLHIAAVECSWIGEDIMRRTMGDEWKIALPIRLGIPQVTGQPLAFFLNTLRAVREQTKADLASLTDDDLGRLVAPLDPGPSSSPDHRFTIEWILYHIIEHEAHHKGQIAVMKRLLPPWDNGTGLRQ is encoded by the coding sequence ATGGCAGGTGCATTCACCATCGACCCCATCGCCGGATTCCCACCGCGCATCGGATCGTACCTCGCCCAGATGGAGGATGTCCGTCGCCGAACGCTGAAATACGTCGAGGGATTGACGCCCGAGCAGTTGTCGTGGTATCCGCAACCGAACGTGGAATCGATCGGCACGCTGCTGTTGCATATCGCCGCGGTGGAATGCTCCTGGATCGGTGAGGACATCATGCGGCGCACGATGGGGGATGAGTGGAAGATCGCGCTGCCGATCCGCTTGGGCATTCCGCAAGTGACCGGCCAGCCATTGGCGTTCTTCCTGAATACGTTACGGGCCGTGCGCGAGCAAACCAAGGCCGATCTGGCGTCGTTGACGGACGACGATCTTGGCCGTCTGGTCGCGCCGCTGGACCCCGGCCCTTCGAGCAGCCCCGATCACCGTTTTACGATCGAGTGGATTCTCTATCACATCATCGAGCATGAGGCGCATCACAAGGGACAGATCGCAGTGATGAAGCGGTTGCTGCCGCCATGGGACAACGGGACCGGTCTCAGGCAGTGA
- a CDS encoding type 1 glutamine amidotransferase domain-containing protein gives MKTVGILVESDYQTLEVWYPLYRLREAGHRVVVIGTGSASSYLSKNGYPIKAERVADEVNTSDLDAIVIPGGWAPDHLRRYPGVVELVRQMHAAGKPVAAICHAGWVLVSAGILRGKRATSYVAIQDDMIAAGAQWVDAECVVDGNLITARMPDDLPAFMRALLATVES, from the coding sequence ATGAAGACAGTCGGGATATTGGTCGAGAGCGACTATCAGACTCTGGAAGTCTGGTACCCACTTTATCGACTGCGGGAAGCGGGCCATCGGGTCGTAGTCATCGGCACCGGCTCGGCGAGCAGTTACCTGAGCAAGAATGGTTACCCCATCAAGGCCGAGCGCGTGGCCGACGAAGTGAATACCTCAGACCTTGATGCGATCGTCATCCCCGGCGGCTGGGCGCCGGATCATCTGCGACGATACCCTGGGGTTGTTGAACTCGTGCGCCAGATGCATGCCGCCGGCAAACCGGTCGCAGCGATCTGCCATGCGGGGTGGGTTTTGGTTTCCGCGGGGATTCTGCGCGGCAAACGGGCAACCTCGTATGTCGCGATCCAGGACGACATGATCGCCGCCGGGGCGCAGTGGGTCGACGCCGAGTGCGTGGTTGATGGAAATCTGATCACGGCGCGGATGCCCGATGATCTACCCGCATTCATGCGGGCGCTGCTGGCGACGGTGGAATCGTAG
- the ccsA gene encoding cytochrome c biogenesis protein CcsA: protein MELLGRSLIILATAATIATLLFYLRGDRASKQARWAFRVAAGSLVAALALLLVLILTHRYEFEYVRNYSSSDLPLYYLISCLWGGQEGTLLLWIFYVGLLGLILMRMARRLERWAMAVVSLFVLSVLVILLKRSPFAATPTGPPDGAGLNPLLQDFWMTIHPPVMFLGFALALFPFAIAVAGWIQGEYKTWAPKAWVWLIATWCVLGTALVMGGYWAYKVLGWGGYWGWDPVENSSLIPWLLASGGLHSLVMLRKKNALGRSAYLFSILPFIAVLFGSFLTRSGVLGDFSVHSFLDLGINSYLVASLVVFTAIGVGVLVWRSRRVRSTVAYGALPTVDFFISTGVLSFLIAGALVAIGMSSPLWTRLFGPPSNVTLRYYFLATTPVALILLFALSIFPFVRWIKPVKPFFTRPAMIVFSLAMLAGVVAILADVLEPLYIILIMLGTSAVAANSWLIISGVRKKHRLPGAYVAHVGLALLLVGAAISSAYEHKAQVALPLGEAVDKFGWVFTYQGKDADAPEGRTPFHVLVERPGSQEAFIASPRQFELPYGKGTMRKPAVKKFWNKDLYISPIDETGGSSGQVATLVRGQTIALGGFNATLLGFDMVGHGEGGIGRVDCLIEIQGEMLMDTVRPALAGVTQRLTEIPATFGDGRYTLAVEKMDASTGAVQVRFSDRDDPTAAQPVFHVEISEKPLINLFWMGTTIMVFGGLVVLRKRVKQAAEPSETPIATPPVRATAVTNS, encoded by the coding sequence ATGGAACTGCTCGGTAGATCGCTGATCATCCTGGCGACGGCAGCAACGATTGCCACGTTACTCTTCTATCTGCGCGGCGACCGCGCTTCGAAACAAGCCCGCTGGGCCTTCCGTGTCGCGGCCGGGTCGTTGGTGGCTGCTTTGGCCCTGCTCTTGGTGCTCATTCTCACGCACCGCTATGAATTCGAGTATGTACGCAACTACTCCTCCTCGGACCTGCCGCTCTACTATCTGATCTCCTGCCTGTGGGGCGGGCAGGAAGGGACGCTTCTGCTTTGGATCTTCTATGTCGGTCTGCTGGGGCTGATCTTGATGCGGATGGCCCGGCGGCTGGAACGATGGGCCATGGCGGTCGTGAGTCTGTTTGTCCTCTCCGTGCTGGTGATCCTGCTGAAGCGCAGTCCCTTTGCGGCGACGCCGACCGGGCCGCCCGACGGCGCCGGTCTCAATCCGCTGTTGCAGGACTTCTGGATGACGATTCATCCGCCGGTGATGTTCCTGGGTTTCGCGCTGGCGCTCTTTCCCTTCGCCATCGCCGTCGCCGGCTGGATTCAGGGTGAATACAAGACCTGGGCGCCGAAGGCGTGGGTCTGGCTGATCGCCACCTGGTGCGTTTTGGGCACTGCCCTGGTCATGGGCGGATACTGGGCCTACAAAGTCCTCGGATGGGGCGGATACTGGGGTTGGGACCCGGTGGAGAACTCCTCGCTGATCCCATGGCTTCTTGCCTCCGGCGGGCTCCATTCGTTGGTGATGTTGCGCAAGAAGAACGCTCTCGGACGCTCGGCCTATTTGTTCTCCATTCTACCGTTCATCGCCGTTCTGTTCGGCTCCTTCCTGACACGCTCCGGTGTTCTGGGCGACTTCTCGGTACACTCCTTTCTCGACTTGGGGATCAACTCCTATCTGGTCGCCTCCCTTGTGGTCTTCACCGCCATCGGCGTCGGCGTTCTCGTGTGGCGGTCCCGCCGTGTCCGTTCCACCGTCGCCTATGGCGCGCTGCCGACGGTCGACTTCTTTATTTCCACCGGGGTGCTCTCGTTTCTGATCGCCGGCGCGTTGGTCGCCATCGGCATGTCGTCGCCGTTGTGGACCCGGCTGTTCGGACCCCCGTCCAATGTGACACTGCGTTACTACTTTCTGGCAACGACGCCCGTGGCGCTCATTCTTCTATTTGCTCTTTCCATCTTCCCGTTCGTACGTTGGATCAAGCCCGTCAAACCGTTCTTCACACGACCGGCCATGATTGTGTTTTCGCTGGCGATGCTGGCTGGAGTCGTCGCGATCCTGGCAGACGTTCTGGAGCCACTGTACATCATCCTGATCATGCTCGGCACGTCGGCGGTCGCCGCCAACTCATGGCTGATCATCTCCGGTGTGCGGAAGAAGCATCGCCTCCCCGGCGCTTATGTCGCCCATGTCGGGCTGGCACTCCTGCTGGTGGGTGCGGCCATCTCATCCGCCTATGAACACAAAGCGCAGGTGGCACTGCCGCTGGGTGAAGCCGTCGATAAGTTCGGCTGGGTGTTCACCTATCAGGGGAAGGACGCGGATGCCCCCGAAGGGAGGACACCGTTCCATGTCCTCGTGGAACGACCCGGCTCGCAGGAGGCCTTCATCGCCTCGCCGCGGCAGTTCGAGCTTCCCTACGGCAAGGGGACCATGCGAAAACCGGCGGTGAAGAAATTCTGGAACAAGGATCTCTACATCTCGCCGATCGATGAGACCGGCGGCAGCAGCGGGCAGGTCGCGACGCTGGTACGCGGCCAGACCATCGCACTCGGCGGATTCAACGCCACCCTTCTCGGGTTCGACATGGTCGGCCACGGCGAAGGCGGCATCGGCCGTGTCGACTGTCTCATCGAAATCCAAGGCGAGATGCTGATGGACACCGTCCGCCCCGCGCTGGCCGGCGTGACCCAGAGACTGACGGAAATCCCCGCGACGTTCGGCGACGGACGCTACACGCTCGCCGTCGAGAAAATGGACGCCTCAACCGGCGCCGTGCAGGTGCGCTTCAGCGATCGCGATGATCCCACCGCCGCCCAACCCGTATTCCATGTTGAGATTTCGGAAAAGCCCCTGATCAACCTCTTCTGGATGGGCACCACGATCATGGTCTTCGGCGGGCTTGTCGTCCTGCGTAAGCGGGTGAAGCAGGCGGCGGAGCCATCGGAGACGCCCATCGCCACGCCGCCTGTACGCGCGACCGCGGTCACCAATTCCTGA